GATGGAGAAAAATGTGGGGCAACGTCCATTTCTATTATTAGTGAGTCCGGCAAAACAGCTTCTTCCCAACAAGAAACTGATTGCAAGACTTTTGAACCCAAAGAAGCATAGTTGGTTCCTACATTCGACTTTTTCATTGTAGCCTGCTATTTGGCTACTCTTTTTTTCTCTAACACTGATAAAGATTATCATTATCGATATTTATTGTCAAGATCATTGAATCTAGTACGGACACATTCCCCAGTAAAGCCAATTCTATACCCCATCTACACTTCTTAACCCTCATACGACAAACCCGTTTACAGAGTTTTTACTCATTTCTGTCTTTTCTTGTTTTATAGATTAGCGATGCGCTGCTTTTTCAGCCTCTTATTGTGATCATCTAACCGTTCATTATGGGAGGAAACCATGGCACGGGCATTTGCGTCTGGATCAATGAACTGTTTGGCAAGATTGACAGCATTAGCAGCATCTTGGAACGCCCCGGCAATTAAATGAAGCTTTCCTTCATGATGAAGAATATCGCCTGCTGCATATAGTCCCGGCACAGAGGATGCACTTAGAGGAGTTCCTTTAATAAAGAAATCATCTACGCGATCTAAGTCAATAGGGCTTTCATTTAATAGAGAAGCATCCCGGTTAAAACCATGACTGATGATTACTTCATCGACCTTCACCTGTTTAATACCGTCGTACGGATGTTCAAGAACTACTTGCTCAATCCTGTCCCCACTAGGAGCTGCAGTTAAGGCTTGAATCG
This Halobacillus salinarum DNA region includes the following protein-coding sequences:
- a CDS encoding DUF1540 domain-containing protein — protein: MALDVLCEVKNCVHNEDGEKCGATSISIISESGKTASSQQETDCKTFEPKEA